Genomic window (Psilocybe cubensis strain MGC-MH-2018 chromosome 1, whole genome shotgun sequence):
TGTTCTTAAAAATGACATGGTCAGCGGGAGGACAGGCGAAGCAGTGCCAGATCCCTCTTTTGGCCCACTCTCCCACGCTCTCCCCCTACGTCATAGCAGGGCCCTCGCTCTCCCCCTCTGAAAATGCCTCGAAAATGCGCCAGATATTCACCACTCAGGCTATGGGCGTGCAAAAAAGTTCATTGTATGGAGGTGGTGACAGCGGGGGTATGTACGTGTGCTGGGGAGGATTGGGGCAATGGTCGAGCTGTTGGGAAGGAAATGAGATTGTGCAGTGTCCGGCGGGACTGAATTTGTCACAGGCCACTACATTGGTTCAAAAAGCGAAGAGGAAGTGCTCAGCGGGCTGTCCCCTCTTCCATCTCCACCCACTCCACCTACATGTCCTTTGTAAAGCTTAGTATCTTTGGCACTTCCTTCGAGGTACGCTTACCCCCCAATCTCTCTCCCATCGCCCTCCTCATCTCCTCCCGTCTAGGTCACCACCCGCTATGTCGACCTACAGCCAGTCGGCATGGGTCTGTCTGCTCTGTCTGTTTCTCTGCGTGTTCGCTGACTTTTCTCTACAGGCGCTTTTGGTCTTGTCTGGTGTGTTTTAGTTGTATCTTTGTCTCCCTTCATCCACTAATCTCCTCCCCAGCTCCGCCAAAGACCAGCTCACAGGCGCATCCGTCGCCATAAAGAAGATCATGAAGCCCTTTAGCACCCCCGTCCTCAGCAAGCGCACATATCGCGAGCTCAAGCTTCTCAAGCATATTCAGCACGAAAATGTCCGTTTCACCCGTCCACTGCATATACTCATCCATGAATGCTCACACTTTGTCCTAGATCATCAGCCTCAGCGATGTCTTTATCTCCCCGCTCGAAGATCTGTCAGTCAAGCCCCAGATTTCACTCAGCGTTCATCTCATTTCTCCTCTAGATACTTTGTAACAGAGCTCTTGGGTACCGATCTCCACCGTCTACTCACATCCCGGCCACTCGAAAAGCAGTTTATTCAGTATTTCTTGTACCAGATTCTGGTGTGCATCTCTTCCGTTACCCGTCCCAGTCTTACGCTAAGGTCTTTCGCTTTCTAGCGCGGTCTCAAATATGTTCACTCGGCTGGCGTCGTACACCGCGATCTCGTACGCTCCACTGATTATCGATAACCGAACAAAGCTGACGTGCCCACAGAAACCAAGCAACATTCTTGTCAACGAGAACTGTGATCTAAAGGTCTACTCTCTTCACTCTTCTGTCACACTCACTTTCTCACCTAAACCTTTTCGTAGATCTGCGATTTCGGTTTGGCTCGCATCCAAGACCCTCAGATGACTGGCTATGTCTCGACAAGATACTATCGCGCCCCTGAAATCATGCTCACTTGGCAGAAATATGACGTTGCCGTCGACATTTGGAGTACAGGATGCATCTTCGCCGAAATGTTGGAGGGCAAACCGTTGTTCCCAGGAAAAGACCGTACGTCATCGGTCAAATTTTGCTGCGTTTCTAGGCTCACCCACGATTAGACGTCAACCAATTTTCGATCATCACAGAGCTGCTGGGCACACCTCCCGATGATGTCATTGAGAGCATCGCAAGCGAAAATGTAAATCAATCCATTCCATCAGATAACTACGGCCCGGGCTAATTTTCCTATGCCGTCAGACTCTTCGTTTCGTCCAGAGTCTACCAAAACGCGAGCGCATCCCCTTTAATCAAAAGCTTCGCACCAATGATCCAGACGGTAGGTTAATTGCTCTCACTACCCCTCCTATCATTTACCTTTTGCTCTAGCTATCGATCTGCTCGAGAAGATGCTGGTCTTTGATCCCAGAAAACGGATAGATGCAACCCAATCACTCGCCCATGAATACGTTGCGCCGTACCATGATCCGACAGATGAGCCAGTCGCCGGTGAAAAGTTTGATTGGAGTTTCAACGATGCCGATCTACCAGTTGATACCTGGAAAGTCATGATGTACAGTGAAATCCTTGGTATGTTCCTCAGTTGGTATACAGTCTCAAAGCTAATCTTGCCTCGTTGTAGATTTCCACCAAGTTGGAGATGGGACTTCCATTACCCCTGGAATCCCAGAGGGTGCACTTGCAGGACCAGAAAATAACCATACCTCAAACGGCGTACCTCTGACGGAGTAAAGTGTGATACCTTGTCCTTTTGATATCTTCATTCTGTGTAATATGTTGGCTTTgcttctttcttcatcctGGACCAAGTTTCCCAATTCCTCTTGTTTAGAATATATGTATCGTTTATGTTCTTTCCTTCACTCATACCACTTATCCCTCCGGTCTGCTACGCCGCCACCCATTCAAGGCAGAGTCCCAAGTCCCCAACTGTACCAAATGAAACCATACCTCGCCTCACGTCGCATTAACGACACTGTATCACACTACTCATCTCCCTCCGGCCACATTCTCCCATTATTTAAAAGCTTTACCCCCCACTTTTCATTCGCAAATGATATCCGGACTTTACATGACCATTCCTTTTCTGTCGTGCAGAGGATGTAGTGTTTTTTTGTTGCATAGTAATGTGTGTTTGGGGCTTGCGATTTGATCCCAATATACACGAAATGGGTGGAAGATAATCCATGACCTTTCCAGGTGTGCTAGTTTACTCCTTGGTGAACGGTTCGCATAGTAATTTATATGATAATATCAAGAGTAATCGTTGATGCATACGTTATGGAGAGGCTATCGAGGCGGACAAACCAGACGCAATTGGCAATAGCGACATGTTTATTTTTGGCACGCGCCTCATTCCGCCTCAATTAACAGTAGTGAGCGCGTCGATCTAGTTCCCACGACTCCTTACAATTATCCCAAATTATCCCCTACAGTAATTCATCGTCGACTCCATTTGACTAGGAGAGCTCATCAGATCTCTCTCACCCCCCGAGTTTGGGACGGCACCCAGCACAAAAGGCTCCCTGAGCAACTGCAACAAGTTGCACCGCTCCTGATACCATCATGCCGCCTCGTCGACGGCCTACAGCGTTTGAAGTCTCTTTTCCTGGGGAAAAGGAGGACGAGGTGTCGTCTGACTCGGGCGTGGCGAAGCCATTTCCTTCGTTTCATCAGCAGTCGAGGAGTTCTTCTGTGACTTCGACGTCCAGTTTGGGAAAGAGGAAGGGCGAGGTGGTGGACAACAGGGCAAGTTGAATTGGATTGTAGGTGCTGTGTTTAACTGATGTTTTCTCGCTGTTATAGGAAGCTAAGCGCCACAAGCTTCCAAAAGGTAGTGTTGTTCATCTAGATAATGTCCGTCTGTACACAAGCTGAAACGCGTAAACGTTTTGGTTACAGACGCATACTACAAGGCTCTGAAGGACCCGATTAAAGAGACCATGACGTTGGTCATCACTGGAGAAGACCCCAGCGatggcgacgacgacaagcCCATTCGGGAACTGCACGAGTTCACGATCTTTGACCCGAGCCGTAGAAACGAGCTGGTCACTTTGGAGGCATTGGAGCAGGACGATGGTATCGACCGGGCTTTTGAAGCTGCTGGGTATGTGAAACCCCATTACCTgagtgaagaagatgagggGCAGGAGGAAGAGCAGGAGGAGCCTCAGTATGTCCATTTGGGCGCTATAATGAGGTACACGGTGGATTACTCGCAGGAATCCGAGTGAGTTGCCCTGGTCGTATTCTGATCAGGTATAACACGAATACTGATATCAACTGACAAGGCCATTTTATATCGAAACGGAATGTGCCTGGTATATTCTTAGGGAGCCATCGAGCTCTTATAAAGTGTTTTACGAGCATTTCTATTCTCCAAGGCGTCTAGCCCAAATCATTATTTCTAGGGCGCTAAAACGTCCCAACGAAGATTTCAAGTCGTTTTTGGATCGATTGACGAAACGAGTCGATATGTTCGGCCGGACATATGTTCAAGAGCATATTTGGGATAATGTAAGTTTATTGCCCATTCTCAGTATCAGGTATACCTAGATGATTCACCTCTTCACAAAGCTTGTGGACATCAATGAAATTATACGAGAGTCTGAACACGCAAAGAAAATCATGGCCGTCCCATTTGTTAAGACTATTCTTCAAAGAGCGCCTCAGAGTATCGAACCACAACGGATTCCGAGAAACACTCGCCCCTTGGTCAGAAAGCAGCCGAAGAACCTAATAGGAAATCCCGACATATCTGTTCTCAAGAGCGAAAATCAAAACACCACATGTGTGACACCGAGGATTGCAAAACTCGCAAAGGGACTGTTCCGCGAAGAAATGATGGTTCTTGggccgccgcctccaccaGTCAACAAGGCTGAGGTTGAGGCTCTCAAAAATAAAGCTGCGCACAATTTACGGCAACTCATCAGTAGGGCAAAGGCGGGCAACAAGAAGATCACGTATCGCAAGGATGATCGCATTAAAGTGGGTGGTGATTACTATAGCTCAATCACAATTGAGGGGGTAGAATATAAGGTGCGTGATCGACGATCGTGACTCTACCTACCTCTTGAATATGCCAATTATTTGTAGATGGGTGATGTTGTTTTGTTCCCGATTAAACTTGCTGGCGATGAAGTCAGGCTAAAAGCGGTTCAACCCGATAAGAGCTCTCGTGTTGACCATTTCTTTTGGTAAGATTAATCTTTATTTCATTTGTACCTCTGCTGAAACGAGTATCTAGGTTTGCGAAAATTATCTATATCATGGCTGAAAGCCACCAAGTGCATGTACAGTGGTTCAATCACGGTTCACAAACAATTCTGAATGAGTTAGCACACCCACAAGAGCTGTTTCTGAGTGATCTGTGCGGTCATGACACGGTTAACCACATTGTAGCGAAGGTTACAGTTCATTACTTGCCGAACGAGGTTGATCCAAAGGTGAAAGCAGGCGAATATTTTTGCAAGTAAGGGATTATCTTTGCGCACATCATGTATACTCACTCAGATTTAGATTCTCGCATGACATCAAAACAGGCGTTTTTGCAGATCTGGATACCAAACGCATTGAACTGTGTAACAGCCAGCGGCCACCGGATAACTGCCCTGTATGCCCTCTccttgaagaaattgatatgCAAAAAACGGTCATGCCTCTGAAGGACAACGCAGGGAATATCAACGGGCTTGCTTTCGCTGGTGTATCGTACCACCTTGAAGATTTTGTCTTGTATCGTGCCGAAAAAGGACCTGCCAACATCGGCTACATTACGCAGATCGTATTTCCATCTCGCATGCGGGACACAGCAAAAGTCACCATGAGGAAGGTTGGTCGTATATCCGACCTTGATGACGAAGTTTTACCTGAAGGGGTTTTGAGAGACGAGGTATGTGATAATCGATTTCGGACATGCCTCAAAATCTGACTTTATTCAAAGAGACACTTATTCATAACTGATGAGACAGTTAAAGTAGACGTATCAGAGGACTCTGCGTTGCTGCAAGTCATTTATGTACCTTGCAGTGAATCATTCGAGGACCCCAGTGCAAATTTGGAAGACTGGCTCGAACTCTCATACGATCACTTTTACGTGCTTTATTCATTCCCTCGCCTCGCTGTCAAACATTGGGACGAAAGGAAGAAAACGCGATGGCAAAGGCACGAAGTATGCAGTCAATGCTGCAAGGAGATTCTTGAGAAGCGCAAAGGAATATATAAATTCCTTAAGCAAACGAAGCCCTTGGCCACATTAGATCTGTTTGGGGGTGTCGGTGCACTCAGTCGAGGCCTAGCTGATGGAAGTGGATGTCTTAAGGTTACTCATGCCGTTGAGATTGCGCCGAGCGCAGCCAGGACATTTGCGTATGTTATTGATTTCTACACTGTTCAATATTCTCTAAATAAACACCAGGATCAATTCTCCAGAAACAACAGTGTACAATCAATGCGCCAATGAAATACTCCGCTATGCTGTGAAATCACAATTGAAACATGATATAGAAATTCCAAAGCAAATATATGACAATAAGACTCCCATTTCAGCTCCACCGAAACCTGGAGACATCAAAGTCATTACGGCAGGTTTCCCCTGGTTTGTCCACCCCTCTAACCTTGGGCTTGGTTTACTAAATATCCAAATAGCCAGAGTCATTCGACGTTGAATATCTACAAGAACGCAGATGACCCAAAAAGCAATTTAATTCTAACCACACTTTCTTATCTTGATTACTACTCACCGGACTTTGCATATTTTGAAAATGTCCCGGGATTTTTGCGATTCTCTTTGAGGGCGACCCATGAAAATGAATATGGATTATCTGGGGATGTGGATATGGGTGGAGTAAAGCTCCTCCTTCGATCGCTGATTGACATGCAGTAAGGCCGTTAAATATCCATTTGTCTGTCTATTAATTTGGCCTATAGTTATCAGTTCCAATTTGCATTATTGCAAGCTGCACACTACGGAACTCCACAGCGAAGGGTTCGCTTCTTCCTGGTCGCTGCCAAAACTGGGCAGGTGCTTCCTGCAATACCACAACCAACACATGACTTTCCGGACTCAACCAGCCTCAGCATCAAATTTGCTGATAAGCTAGATGTCATTGCACCTATTAGAATGGCACATGGAACAGCGCGCAATCGGTGTGTAACCATAAAAGATGCCATTGGCGATTTGCCTAGGTTTGACTGGTTGCGTAACTTGTTCTATTTTATTTGTTATTTAAATTTTGAATATCTGGAATCGTTTAGGAAACATCCATCACCCGATACGGaagataaaaaaaggaaagatgcAAGGCGAAGACGCGCGCGTGAAGTTGCTGCTGTGGATTGCAACGTCAAGGACACATATTCTGGGTTCTCGGGAAAAATTGGATACCATATCGATCCTAAGACGAGATATCAAAAGCAGGCCCGTCTCAAGGAAACAATTGATATACAGCATTATACACGGTGCTTATTGCCAAGAAAGGTGGAACGGTAAGATGACTTGTAATTTTAAACATTCTTATAGGTTGACGATTACCAACGTCAGGGTACTGTGTATCCCCTTGAAAGCTGGAGCAGATTATATGAGTCAGTTTAGGGCATTTTTGGTTGTTGTGTTGCGCTGACCATTTGGGAACAGGTTTACCAGCCGATAGATATGAATGGCAAATTGCAGATCCTACATCGTCTGTGGGTAGACGGAATTATATTCGAGGTGAACCTTGGCTTTAATTTGCTTCTCTGGACTATGACTTATCGAGAATGTTTCCAGGTCTGTATGGGCGCCTTGATCAAAACAAGGTCTTCCCCACCACTGTTACAAATGTCGACCCAACGGCAAAGCAATGTCAAGTTTTAAATCCTTGGGTAATTTTGGATGTATATATTATGCCTGAATAACGTTCTTATTTCACTGTTACAGTGCCATAGGATGGTTACCGTCCGAGAATTG
Coding sequences:
- a CDS encoding MAPK protein hog1; this encodes MSFVKLSIFGTSFEVTTRYVDLQPVGMGAFGLVCSAKDQLTGASVAIKKIMKPFSTPVLSKRTYRELKLLKHIQHENIISLSDVFISPLEDLYFVTELLGTDLHRLLTSRPLEKQFIQYFLYQILRGLKYVHSAGVVHRDLKPSNILVNENCDLKICDFGLARIQDPQMTGYVSTRYYRAPEIMLTWQKYDVAVDIWSTGCIFAEMLEGKPLFPGKDHVNQFSIITELLGTPPDDVIESIASENTLRFVQSLPKRERIPFNQKLRTNDPDAIDLLEKMLVFDPRKRIDATQSLAHEYVAPYHDPTDEPVAGEKFDWSFNDADLPVDTWKVMMYSEILDFHQVGDGTSITPGIPEGALAGPENNHTSNGVPLTE
- a CDS encoding DNA (cytosine-5)-methyltransferase 1 is translated as MPPRRRPTAFEVSFPGEKEDEEAKRHKLPKDAYYKALKDPIKETMTLVITGEDPSDGDDDKPIRELHEFTIFDPSRRNELVTLEALEQDDGIDRAFEAAGYVKPHYLSEEDEGQEEEQEEPQYVHLGAIMRYTVDYSQESEALKRPNEDFKSFLDRLTKRVDMFGRTYVQEHIWDNLVDINEIIRESEHAKKIMAVPFVKTILQRAPQSIEPQRIPRNTRPLVRKQPKNLIGNPDISVLKSENQNTTCVTPRIAKLAKGLFREEMMVLGPPPPPVNKAEVEALKNKAAHNLRQLISRAKAGNKKITYRKDDRIKVGGDYYSSITIEGVEYKMGDVVLFPIKLAGDEVRLKAVQPDKSSRVDHFFWFAKIIYIMAESHQVHVQWFNHGSQTILNELAHPQELFLSDLCGHDTVNHIVAKVTVHYLPNEVDPKVKAGEYFCKFSHDIKTGVFADLDTKRIELCNSQRPPDNCPVCPLLEEIDMQKTVMPLKDNAGNINGLAFAGVSYHLEDFVLYRAEKGPANIGYITQIVFPSRMRDTAKVTMRKVGRISDLDDEVLPEGVLRDERHLFITDETVKVDVSEDSALLQVIYVPCSESFEDPSANLEDWLELSYDHFYVLYSFPRLAVKHWDERKKTRWQRHEVCSQCCKEILEKRKGIYKFLKQTKPLATLDLFGGVGALSRGLADGSGCLKVTHAVEIAPSAARTFAINSPETTVYNQCANEILRYAVKSQLKHDIEIPKQIYDNKTPISAPPKPGDIKVITAGFPCQSHSTLNIYKNADDPKSNLILTTLSYLDYYSPDFAYFENVPGFLRFSLRATHENEYGLSGDVDMGGVKLLLRSLIDMHYQFQFALLQAAHYGTPQRRVRFFLVAAKTGQVLPAIPQPTHDFPDSTSLSIKFADKLDVIAPIRMAHGTARNRCVTIKDAIGDLPRFDWLRNLKHPSPDTEDKKRKDARRRRAREVAAVDCNVKDTYSGFSGKIGYHIDPKTRYQKQARLKETIDIQHYTRCLLPRKVERVLCIPLKAGADYMSLPADRYEWQIADPTSSVGRRNYIRGLYGRLDQNKVFPTTVTNVDPTAKQCQVLNPWCHRMVTVRELARSQGFPDSFVFKTIGKLNVVTIHRQIGNAVPLPLAHALGRELRESLFNLWNRKREDAIVIEDDELARGVEHQHLANDSDDDMYV